The Kosakonia sacchari SP1 genome includes a window with the following:
- the ycaC gene encoding isochorismate family cysteine hydrolase YcaC → MTKPYVRLDKNNAAVLLVDHQTGLLSLVRDIDPDKFKNNVLALADLATYFKLPTILTTSFETGPNGPLVPELKAQFPDAPYIARPGNINAWDNEDFVKAVKATGKKQLIIAGVVTEVCVAFPALSALEEGFEVFVVTDASGTFNEITRHSAWDRMSQAGAQLMTWFGVACELHRDWRNDIEGLGNLFSNHIPDYRNLMTSFNKMSGK, encoded by the coding sequence ATGACTAAACCGTATGTACGTCTTGATAAAAACAATGCCGCTGTGTTGCTCGTCGATCACCAAACGGGCTTGCTGTCATTGGTCAGGGATATCGATCCAGATAAATTCAAAAATAACGTGTTGGCGCTGGCCGACCTCGCTACGTATTTTAAACTACCCACTATTCTGACAACCAGCTTCGAGACAGGTCCGAATGGCCCTCTCGTGCCGGAGCTGAAAGCGCAGTTTCCCGATGCCCCCTATATTGCTCGCCCGGGTAATATCAACGCCTGGGATAACGAGGATTTTGTGAAGGCAGTAAAAGCAACGGGTAAGAAACAGTTGATTATTGCGGGAGTGGTGACGGAAGTTTGCGTGGCATTTCCGGCGTTATCGGCCCTGGAAGAGGGCTTCGAGGTGTTTGTTGTCACCGATGCGTCAGGTACATTTAATGAAATTACCCGTCATTCAGCATGGGACCGTATGTCGCAGGCCGGGGCGCAATTGATGACCTGGTTTGGTGTTGCTTGTGAATTACATCGCGACTGGCGTAACGACATTGAAGGTTTGGGCAACCTGTTCTCTAACCACATCCCTGACTACCGCAATCTGATGACCAGCTTCAACA